A genomic window from Candidatus Omnitrophota bacterium includes:
- a CDS encoding FAD-dependent oxidoreductase yields the protein MADKIGVYICAGCGIGEALDLEALSKAAESEYKVPVCKTIASCQNGGLDLIRQDVQTEGLNKVVLAACSSRQSFGADPFGSGVIVERVNLREGVVWCQKPNDEDTQMMATDYLRMGIVKAQKSQPLSPFAESAQIDKTILVVGGGVTGMTAAFEAAETGYSVILIEKEAELGGWMAKWPKVVPTRPPFLELEDSNISHLIQKVKNHPKIVVRVSTEIDKILGGPGLFDVSLKSKNGAPFDETPIRIGAIVQATGWKPLEPDGLENWGYKKYANVITNVRMEELARAGKILRPSDGKEVRKAAFIQYEGNKDEFSYSSSVTSLVCLKQALYVRRQSSNAKAFIFYDHFRTPGQYEDFYKRTQQDPGIFLTKGAIQSVLENADGSLRLNVRNTMLGEQIRVDVDIVVLALGMAPVSADGEAIRAWIDAQAAVKKALDEGNKPQPDILALSEKPKPGEPILNLAYRQGPDLPALEYGYPDSHFICFPYETRRTGVYAAGCVRSPMDAPSCREDAEGAALKAIQCVEMTSRGEAVHPRSGDRSYPEFFLQRCTQCKRCTEECPFGVLNEDVKGTPLPNATRCRRCGICMGACPERIVSFKDYSVDMVASMIKAVEIPDEFEEKPRVLILACENDAIPAFDMAAQKRLTYSPHVRVIPLRCLGSTNIVWVADALSRGFDGIILMGCKFGKDYQCHFIRGSELADRRGVNVKEKLTQLALENERVELHQVEISDCEKIPVIVNRFMETIEEVGLNPFKGM from the coding sequence ATGGCAGACAAGATAGGGGTTTATATCTGCGCGGGATGCGGCATCGGCGAAGCCCTGGATCTCGAAGCCTTGTCCAAGGCGGCGGAATCGGAATACAAAGTTCCCGTATGCAAGACGATCGCTTCTTGCCAAAACGGGGGCTTAGACCTTATACGTCAGGATGTCCAAACGGAAGGATTGAATAAAGTCGTGCTGGCGGCATGTTCCTCTCGTCAGAGTTTCGGCGCCGATCCTTTTGGATCTGGAGTGATCGTGGAGCGAGTGAATCTGCGCGAAGGCGTTGTCTGGTGCCAAAAGCCCAACGATGAAGATACGCAAATGATGGCGACGGATTATCTGCGCATGGGAATCGTCAAGGCGCAAAAATCCCAACCTTTGAGTCCCTTTGCGGAGAGCGCTCAAATCGACAAAACCATTCTCGTCGTCGGCGGCGGCGTAACCGGCATGACGGCGGCGTTCGAAGCGGCGGAAACGGGATATTCTGTGATTCTCATCGAAAAGGAAGCCGAACTCGGCGGATGGATGGCGAAATGGCCCAAGGTCGTTCCCACGCGGCCGCCTTTTCTAGAACTAGAAGATTCCAATATTTCCCACCTCATCCAGAAGGTAAAGAATCACCCGAAGATCGTTGTACGAGTCTCCACCGAAATCGATAAAATCTTGGGCGGCCCCGGCCTCTTCGACGTTTCCTTGAAATCGAAGAATGGCGCTCCATTCGATGAGACGCCCATTCGCATCGGCGCGATCGTTCAAGCGACGGGATGGAAGCCCTTGGAACCGGACGGTCTTGAAAATTGGGGCTATAAGAAATACGCCAACGTCATTACCAATGTTCGGATGGAAGAACTGGCGCGGGCGGGAAAAATCTTGCGTCCGTCGGACGGCAAGGAAGTTCGAAAAGCCGCCTTCATTCAATATGAGGGCAATAAAGACGAGTTCTCCTATTCCTCTTCCGTCACTAGTTTGGTTTGTTTGAAACAGGCGCTCTACGTTCGCCGTCAATCGAGCAACGCCAAGGCGTTTATTTTTTACGATCATTTCCGTACGCCGGGCCAGTATGAGGATTTTTACAAACGGACGCAGCAGGATCCGGGTATATTCTTGACCAAGGGCGCCATCCAGTCCGTGTTGGAAAATGCGGACGGCAGTCTTCGGCTCAACGTGCGCAATACGATGCTCGGCGAACAAATTCGCGTCGATGTGGATATCGTCGTTCTGGCGTTGGGTATGGCGCCGGTCTCCGCCGACGGCGAAGCTATCCGCGCCTGGATCGACGCCCAAGCGGCTGTCAAGAAAGCGCTAGATGAGGGCAATAAGCCGCAGCCGGATATCCTAGCCCTTTCGGAAAAACCCAAGCCGGGCGAGCCGATTCTCAATCTCGCTTACCGCCAAGGCCCCGATCTTCCCGCCTTGGAATACGGCTATCCTGATTCGCATTTCATCTGCTTTCCTTACGAAACCCGCCGTACCGGCGTCTACGCCGCCGGATGCGTCCGCAGTCCGATGGATGCGCCTTCCTGCCGCGAAGACGCCGAAGGGGCCGCGTTGAAGGCGATTCAATGCGTGGAAATGACCTCGCGCGGCGAGGCGGTACATCCCCGCTCCGGCGATAGGTCGTATCCCGAATTTTTCCTGCAGCGATGCACCCAATGCAAGCGCTGCACCGAAGAGTGTCCTTTCGGCGTGCTCAACGAAGACGTGAAGGGAACGCCCCTGCCCAACGCCACGCGATGCCGCCGCTGTGGGATATGCATGGGCGCTTGCCCCGAACGCATCGTCAGTTTCAAGGATTATTCCGTGGATATGGTTGCGTCGATGATTAAAGCTGTGGAGATTCCCGACGAATTCGAGGAAAAGCCGCGCGTTTTGATTCTCGCCTGCGAGAACGACGCCATTCCCGCCTTCGATATGGCGGCGCAAAAGCGATTGACGTACAGCCCCCATGTGCGCGTGATTCCGCTGCGCTGCCTGGGATCGACGAATATCGTATGGGTGGCGGACGCGCTGTCGCGGGGCTTCGACGGCATCATTCTCATGGGATGCAAATTCGGCAAAGATTATCAATGCCATTTCATCCGTGGCAGCGAACTCGCCGACCGGCGCGGAGTGAACGTTAAGGAAAAATTAACCCAATTGGCGCTGGAAAACGAGCGGGTGGAACTGCATCAGGTGGAAATTTCCGATTGCGAAAAAATCCCGGTGATCGTCAACCGCTTCATGGAGACGATCGAAGAAGTCGGCCTCAATCCTTTCAAGGGAATGTAA
- a CDS encoding FAD-dependent oxidoreductase, which produces MTSNGKKIVVIGGGVAGMTAALEAAETGYDVVLVEKEAYLGGRAARMHRYFPKMCPPTCGMEINFKRLRSNPRVTIYTLAKVIRVTGQAGDYEVTIQKKPRRVKDNAVISAEILEKLTSERDNDFNMGMNKTKALYYPHPMAFPAQYVLDAEALSKEDRTYLETECANAVDFNAEPEEIAVKAGAIVIATGWRPYDARKIENLGFGRCANVITNVMMERLASPEGPTGGKLVRPSDGKEIKRVAFAQCAGSRDEKHLPYCSAVCCMGSLKQARYVLEQSPEASVTIFYIDIRTISRHEKFYYELMEDKRVTFVKGKAAQVTENPATGDPIVELEDAVAGKKKKETFDLVVLAAGMEPNTAAEKIPCEGIVYDEYGFVVREEGAKGIFAAGCAQRPVDVARAARQATGAALKAIQCM; this is translated from the coding sequence ATGACATCCAACGGGAAAAAAATCGTCGTGATCGGCGGCGGAGTGGCGGGAATGACCGCCGCGTTGGAAGCCGCTGAAACGGGATATGACGTGGTTTTGGTGGAGAAAGAAGCTTATCTGGGCGGACGCGCTGCGCGAATGCATCGCTATTTCCCCAAAATGTGCCCTCCCACGTGCGGCATGGAAATCAATTTCAAGCGCCTGCGCAGTAATCCGCGCGTTACGATCTATACTTTGGCGAAAGTGATTCGCGTAACCGGCCAGGCGGGGGATTACGAAGTAACGATCCAAAAAAAGCCGCGCAGAGTAAAGGATAACGCCGTCATTTCCGCCGAGATTCTGGAAAAATTAACCTCGGAGCGGGATAACGATTTCAATATGGGCATGAATAAAACCAAGGCGTTGTACTATCCCCATCCAATGGCGTTTCCGGCGCAGTACGTCCTCGACGCTGAAGCGTTGTCCAAGGAAGACCGGACGTATTTGGAAACGGAATGCGCCAACGCCGTCGATTTTAACGCGGAGCCGGAAGAGATCGCCGTCAAAGCGGGCGCTATCGTCATCGCAACGGGTTGGCGGCCTTACGATGCCCGCAAAATCGAAAACCTGGGATTCGGGCGCTGCGCCAACGTTATCACCAACGTCATGATGGAGCGTCTCGCATCGCCGGAAGGTCCAACGGGGGGCAAACTCGTCCGTCCTTCCGACGGCAAGGAGATCAAGCGCGTCGCGTTCGCCCAATGCGCCGGATCGCGGGACGAAAAGCATCTTCCCTACTGTTCGGCGGTTTGCTGCATGGGATCGCTGAAACAAGCGCGCTACGTATTGGAGCAATCGCCCGAAGCGTCCGTGACGATTTTCTACATCGACATACGCACCATCAGCCGCCATGAGAAATTTTATTACGAGCTGATGGAAGATAAGCGGGTAACGTTCGTAAAAGGCAAAGCGGCGCAGGTGACGGAGAATCCGGCGACCGGCGATCCTATTGTCGAGTTGGAAGACGCCGTCGCCGGGAAGAAGAAGAAAGAAACGTTCGATCTCGTCGTGCTTGCCGCGGGCATGGAGCCGAATACGGCGGCGGAGAAGATTCCATGCGAAGGGATCGTTTACGACGAATACGGATTCGTGGTGCGGGAGGAAGGAGCGAAGGGCATCTTCGCCGCCGGATGCGCGCAACGTCCCGTTGACGTGGCTCGCGCGGCGCGCCAGGCAACCGGCGCGGCTCTGAAAGCTATACAGTGCATGTGA
- the aprB gene encoding adenylyl-sulfate reductase subunit beta, with translation MPSYVIPEKCDGCKALDKTACQYICPNDLMALNKDIMKAYNREPEMCWECYNCVKICPTQAVEIRGYADFVPLGASVTPLRSTDSIMWTVKFRNGMLKRFKFPIRTTAEGSAVPDGGWSTGSDDLSSPCLFTEPASSGLPAVVTK, from the coding sequence ATGCCAAGCTACGTGATTCCAGAGAAATGCGACGGTTGTAAAGCGCTGGATAAAACGGCGTGCCAATACATTTGTCCCAACGATTTGATGGCGCTCAACAAGGACATCATGAAGGCGTACAACCGCGAACCCGAAATGTGCTGGGAGTGCTACAACTGCGTAAAAATCTGTCCCACGCAAGCCGTGGAAATCCGCGGCTACGCAGACTTCGTGCCGCTGGGCGCCAGCGTCACTCCCCTGCGGAGCACCGACTCGATTATGTGGACCGTCAAGTTCCGCAATGGAATGTTGAAGCGGTTCAAGTTCCCCATTCGGACGACGGCGGAAGGTTCGGCCGTTCCCGATGGCGGTTGGAGCACCGGATCGGACGATCTCTCCAGCCCGTGCCTCTTTACCGAACCTGCATCAAGCGGTCTTCCGGCCGTGGTTACCAAGTGA
- the qmoC gene encoding quinone-interacting membrane-bound oxidoreductase complex subunit QmoC, producing the protein MTTAAEECVEKKESSAEESEADLYLLDPDLEFIEDLSSHGGDTLKKCYQCATCSATCPISPDERPFPRKEMVWAMWGLKDRLVNDPDIWLCHQCNDCSAICPRGENPGDILAALRKYCYRHYAFPRFLGNMLYEPKFLPLVFGLPAVILLIVVGAFGNFYPEGEIIFKHFLPHPFPLDFLFVLASMFAAVSSVISGMNFWKGLQTGPRPPRSDAKGFVSGLIGAAKEILPHSQFKECEKANPRYISHLLTFYGFLALFVTTTAVFLGLYLFHLETPLSLVHPVKILGNLGAFAFLVGTGMMLYLRIAQPDRAGRSNYNDWLFIGLMFGLAASGVLSECLRLAGLAIPAYTIYFVHLVLVLSMMLYFPYSKFAHMLYRALAIIYYRGFAAVEMLDVVSENREARSEGA; encoded by the coding sequence ATGACGACAGCGGCTGAAGAATGCGTTGAAAAAAAAGAATCCTCCGCCGAGGAGAGCGAGGCGGATCTGTATCTATTGGATCCCGACCTGGAGTTCATTGAGGACTTGTCTTCTCACGGCGGCGATACCTTGAAGAAATGCTACCAGTGCGCCACCTGCTCCGCCACGTGCCCCATCTCGCCGGACGAGAGGCCATTTCCGCGCAAGGAAATGGTATGGGCCATGTGGGGGCTGAAAGACCGCCTGGTGAACGATCCCGATATATGGCTGTGCCATCAATGCAACGATTGTTCGGCTATCTGCCCTCGCGGAGAAAATCCCGGCGATATCCTGGCTGCGCTGCGAAAATACTGCTATCGGCATTACGCCTTTCCCCGTTTCTTGGGGAATATGCTTTACGAACCGAAATTTCTTCCGCTGGTCTTCGGATTGCCCGCCGTCATTCTGTTGATCGTCGTGGGCGCCTTTGGAAATTTCTATCCGGAAGGGGAAATCATTTTCAAGCATTTCCTCCCTCATCCTTTTCCTTTGGACTTTCTTTTCGTCCTCGCATCGATGTTCGCCGCCGTTTCGTCCGTCATAAGCGGCATGAATTTTTGGAAGGGATTGCAAACGGGGCCGCGCCCGCCGCGCAGCGACGCCAAAGGCTTCGTTTCCGGATTGATCGGCGCCGCCAAGGAAATCCTCCCTCACAGCCAGTTCAAAGAATGCGAGAAAGCCAATCCGCGCTATATCTCGCATCTTCTAACCTTTTACGGCTTCCTCGCGCTCTTCGTTACGACGACGGCGGTATTCCTCGGCCTTTATTTATTTCATCTGGAAACGCCGCTTTCGCTGGTTCATCCTGTAAAAATTCTCGGCAACCTGGGCGCGTTCGCCTTTCTGGTTGGAACGGGAATGATGCTGTATCTTCGCATTGCTCAGCCGGATCGCGCCGGACGAAGCAACTATAACGATTGGCTGTTTATCGGCCTGATGTTCGGCTTGGCGGCGAGCGGCGTTCTGTCGGAATGTCTGCGTCTGGCCGGTTTGGCGATTCCAGCCTATACGATTTATTTCGTGCATTTGGTTTTGGTTCTCAGCATGATGTTATATTTTCCTTATTCAAAGTTCGCGCACATGCTTTACCGGGCATTGGCGATTATTTATTATCGCGGCTTCGCCGCTGTTGAAATGCTGGACGTTGTTTCGGAAAATAGGGAAGCGCGCTCGGAGGGTGCGTAA
- a CDS encoding ogr/Delta-like zinc finger family protein translates to MNERNSNLTPACAPPVQSAAEGIYACPHCGAAMRKWTTPAGSSWGESVQYVCFNDECPYYARGWNWMQSQYNVRASYRHRYDPLTGESGPVPVWSEDALKSHIAAE, encoded by the coding sequence ATGAATGAGAGAAATTCGAATCTTACTCCGGCTTGCGCCCCTCCTGTTCAGAGCGCAGCGGAGGGTATTTACGCCTGTCCGCATTGCGGCGCCGCGATGCGGAAATGGACGACTCCAGCCGGCTCTAGTTGGGGGGAGAGCGTTCAATACGTCTGCTTCAACGACGAATGCCCTTACTATGCAAGAGGGTGGAATTGGATGCAATCGCAATACAACGTCCGCGCCTCCTACCGCCATCGCTACGATCCCCTCACCGGCGAAAGCGGCCCTGTTCCGGTATGGTCTGAAGACGCTTTGAAAAGTCATATCGCCGCCGAATAA
- the aprA gene encoding adenylyl-sulfate reductase subunit alpha has product MANFETIEVTTDLLILGGGMAACGAAVEAAYWAKKNNVKVTLVDKAAMDRSGAVAMGLSAINQYVGLKDGKNTLKDYVDYVRNDLMGITREDLVANIARHVDSTVHLFEKWGLPIWKDEKGNYVHEGRWQLMINGESYKVVVAEAAKNALGMENIYERIFIVGPLMDGNRVAGAVGFSVRENKFYVFKAKAVIAAMGGAVHVFKPRSSGEGLGRAWYPPWNSGSSAYFTIKAGAEMTCQEVRFIPVRFKDAYGPVGAWFLLFKSRATNAFGEEYMVTRKTELDNWVPYGHVKPIPANLRNWLGMMDVMEGKGPIYMRTEEAIKKLSEAEPDEKLRKKKLKDLESEAWEDFLDMTISQAILWAGTNVAPEEKPSEIAAAEPYFIGSHSGASGAWVSGPEDLAPPEYFWGYPNMSTVQGLFCAGDASGASSHKFSSGSHAEGRICGKAAVKFCVDNADQPKIDAGTIEKLKAGILKPIDLYEENKKGSSDPDINPNYIKPKAFMFRLQKIMDEYAGGVSSQFKTSKPLLEKGLELLGFLKEDSEKLAAENLHELMRCWENVHRMWQAESHVRTVMFREETRWPGYYYRADLPKMDEKNWKCFANCLWNPATGEWKMIKREIIPMYKEAGDYELLGG; this is encoded by the coding sequence GTGGCGAATTTCGAAACAATCGAGGTTACTACCGATCTATTGATTCTTGGCGGCGGAATGGCGGCCTGCGGCGCCGCCGTGGAAGCGGCCTATTGGGCAAAGAAAAATAACGTCAAAGTGACGTTAGTCGATAAAGCGGCGATGGACCGCAGCGGTGCGGTGGCGATGGGACTTTCCGCCATCAACCAATACGTCGGCTTAAAAGACGGCAAGAACACGTTGAAAGATTACGTGGATTACGTTCGCAACGACCTTATGGGCATTACGCGCGAGGATTTAGTCGCTAACATCGCGCGGCACGTGGATTCCACCGTGCACCTTTTCGAAAAATGGGGGCTTCCCATTTGGAAGGACGAAAAGGGCAACTACGTGCATGAAGGCCGATGGCAACTGATGATCAACGGCGAATCCTACAAGGTCGTCGTGGCCGAAGCGGCGAAGAACGCGCTGGGCATGGAAAACATCTACGAGCGCATCTTCATTGTCGGTCCGCTGATGGATGGCAACCGCGTGGCGGGCGCCGTGGGTTTCAGCGTTCGCGAGAATAAATTCTACGTCTTCAAAGCCAAGGCCGTCATCGCGGCGATGGGCGGCGCCGTTCACGTCTTCAAGCCGCGCTCTTCCGGCGAAGGTTTGGGGCGCGCATGGTATCCTCCGTGGAATTCCGGCTCCAGCGCTTACTTCACGATAAAGGCCGGGGCGGAAATGACCTGCCAGGAAGTGCGCTTCATTCCTGTTCGCTTCAAAGACGCTTACGGTCCCGTCGGCGCGTGGTTCCTGCTTTTTAAATCGCGGGCGACCAACGCTTTCGGCGAAGAATATATGGTCACGCGCAAAACCGAATTGGACAATTGGGTTCCTTACGGCCATGTCAAACCTATTCCCGCCAATCTACGCAACTGGCTGGGCATGATGGATGTCATGGAAGGCAAAGGCCCTATCTACATGAGGACGGAAGAGGCCATCAAGAAATTGTCCGAGGCCGAACCGGACGAAAAACTGCGAAAGAAAAAGCTGAAAGATCTCGAATCCGAAGCGTGGGAAGACTTCCTCGACATGACGATTTCCCAGGCTATTCTCTGGGCGGGCACGAATGTGGCGCCGGAAGAGAAACCATCCGAAATCGCCGCCGCCGAACCGTATTTTATCGGTTCCCACTCCGGCGCTTCCGGCGCTTGGGTCAGCGGTCCCGAAGACTTGGCGCCTCCCGAATACTTCTGGGGCTACCCGAATATGTCCACCGTGCAGGGTCTCTTCTGCGCGGGCGATGCTTCGGGAGCTTCCAGCCACAAATTCTCCTCCGGCTCTCACGCCGAGGGGCGCATTTGCGGAAAAGCGGCCGTCAAGTTCTGCGTGGACAACGCGGATCAGCCGAAAATCGACGCTGGAACAATCGAGAAGTTGAAAGCGGGAATTTTGAAGCCTATCGATCTTTACGAAGAGAACAAGAAAGGCTCCAGCGATCCCGACATCAATCCCAACTACATCAAGCCGAAAGCGTTCATGTTCCGTCTCCAGAAGATTATGGACGAATACGCCGGCGGAGTTTCTTCCCAATTCAAGACTAGCAAGCCATTGTTGGAAAAAGGACTGGAACTGCTTGGCTTCCTGAAAGAAGACTCGGAGAAGCTGGCGGCGGAAAACCTGCACGAACTCATGCGCTGTTGGGAAAACGTCCACCGCATGTGGCAGGCGGAATCGCATGTCCGTACGGTCATGTTCCGCGAAGAGACGCGATGGCCGGGTTACTATTACCGCGCCGATCTTCCGAAAATGGACGAAAAGAATTGGAAATGCTTCGCCAACTGCCTGTGGAATCCTGCCACCGGCGAATGGAAGATGATCAAGCGGGAAATTATTCCCATGTATAAGGAAGCGGGAGATTATGAACTGCTCGGAGGTTGA
- a CDS encoding DVU0298 family protein, whose translation MKREILDCLAGCDWDGIRRLAEKRKTILSLLFARTFDADKEIRWRAVEALAAAASVWVKKDPAYVRDFCRRLLWALNDESGNIAWMAPQALGAILAENHEALPEFLAPLLGVLELEEENSVKENFAILGALWAVNRIGPIHSSFAAQAAERIRPYLQSLHPEIRSLAEEGMRRFAKSSDE comes from the coding sequence ATGAAACGCGAAATTCTCGACTGCTTGGCAGGATGCGATTGGGACGGCATTCGGCGGCTGGCGGAAAAACGAAAAACCATACTAAGCCTATTATTCGCCCGGACATTCGACGCCGACAAGGAAATTCGCTGGCGCGCAGTGGAAGCCTTGGCGGCCGCCGCTTCCGTTTGGGTGAAAAAGGATCCGGCGTACGTGCGGGATTTCTGCCGCAGGCTTTTATGGGCGCTCAACGACGAATCGGGCAACATCGCATGGATGGCGCCTCAAGCCCTTGGCGCTATTCTGGCGGAGAATCATGAGGCGCTGCCGGAATTTCTCGCGCCGCTCCTCGGCGTTTTGGAACTGGAAGAAGAAAATTCCGTAAAAGAAAATTTCGCGATTCTGGGCGCGTTATGGGCCGTCAACCGCATCGGACCGATCCACTCGTCCTTCGCCGCGCAAGCCGCAGAACGCATTCGCCCATATCTCCAATCCCTCCATCCCGAAATTCGGTCTCTAGCGGAAGAAGGAATGCGCCGTTTCGCGAAAAGCAGCGACGAGTAA
- the cobA gene encoding uroporphyrinogen-III C-methyltransferase, whose translation MAIDSSLKGKVFLVGAGPGDPGLITVRGRDLIQRADAIVYDHLAAPELLDYAPAKARRLYVGKKAGKHTASQDEINEILVREAKAGNAVVRLKGGDPFVFGRGAEECVYLRQCGVEFEVVPGVSAAAAVPAYAGIPVTCRDLSVSFTAITGHECESKGGAQVDWADVARLKGAIVIFMGVLNLRKIAAELVRGGKPASTPAAVIRWGTCTYQKTVTGTLETIADRVERAGLRPPALVVVGEVVRMRETLNWFETRPLFGRVILLPRARSQKSRLAALLAEMGAEVLELPAAAHELIPLPDRLEEMARQALDFDWILFPGAESVKSFFTALDGIGRDARSLARLRIGALGEETAEALRSFGVRADFLPSRFCSAAVVEELSRQFPLDGMRMLLPYEGETPEGLAHALLAAGCRVERVFVSVHSQPETGAALNGRKIDLAAFTCSAAVKAFAARLGVEEARRLAERTLFASIGPQTTMALRSFGLPANIQADPSGLPELANAIAAYYTNDADKD comes from the coding sequence ATGGCAATAGATAGTTCTCTTAAAGGGAAAGTGTTTTTGGTAGGCGCGGGGCCGGGCGATCCCGGCTTGATTACCGTGCGCGGGCGCGATCTTATCCAACGCGCCGACGCGATCGTTTACGATCATCTGGCGGCCCCGGAATTGTTGGATTATGCGCCGGCGAAGGCGCGCCGCCTCTATGTGGGCAAAAAAGCGGGAAAGCATACGGCGAGCCAAGACGAGATCAACGAGATTTTGGTTCGCGAAGCCAAGGCGGGGAACGCCGTGGTGCGTCTGAAGGGGGGAGACCCTTTTGTCTTCGGACGGGGAGCGGAAGAATGCGTCTATCTGCGCCAATGCGGGGTGGAGTTCGAAGTCGTTCCCGGCGTTTCGGCGGCGGCCGCCGTCCCGGCTTATGCGGGGATTCCCGTCACTTGCCGCGATCTTAGCGTTTCCTTTACGGCCATAACGGGTCATGAATGCGAATCCAAGGGCGGCGCCCAAGTCGATTGGGCCGACGTAGCCCGGTTGAAGGGCGCAATCGTGATTTTTATGGGCGTATTGAATCTGCGCAAAATCGCGGCGGAACTCGTTCGAGGCGGCAAGCCCGCTTCTACGCCCGCCGCCGTCATCCGTTGGGGAACCTGCACCTATCAAAAGACGGTGACGGGGACGCTGGAGACCATCGCCGATCGCGTGGAGCGGGCCGGTCTGCGTCCCCCCGCATTGGTTGTCGTCGGCGAAGTAGTGCGAATGCGGGAGACGTTGAATTGGTTTGAAACCCGGCCCTTGTTCGGACGCGTTATTCTGCTGCCGCGCGCCCGCTCCCAAAAATCGCGGCTGGCGGCGTTGCTCGCCGAGATGGGCGCGGAAGTTTTGGAATTGCCCGCCGCCGCACACGAACTCATTCCGCTGCCGGACCGGCTGGAGGAGATGGCGCGCCAGGCGTTGGATTTCGATTGGATCCTTTTTCCCGGCGCGGAGAGCGTAAAGTCCTTCTTCACCGCGTTGGACGGGATTGGGCGGGATGCGCGCAGCCTGGCGCGGCTGCGGATCGGGGCGCTGGGCGAAGAGACGGCGGAGGCGCTGCGCAGTTTCGGCGTCCGGGCGGATTTTCTGCCCAGCCGTTTTTGTTCCGCTGCCGTCGTCGAGGAACTGTCCCGCCAATTTCCTTTGGATGGAATGCGGATGCTTCTTCCATACGAGGGAGAAACGCCGGAAGGATTGGCTCATGCGCTGCTAGCGGCGGGGTGTCGCGTAGAACGCGTCTTTGTCAGTGTCCATTCCCAACCCGAAACCGGCGCGGCGTTGAATGGAAGGAAAATCGATCTGGCGGCGTTTACTTGCTCCGCCGCCGTAAAGGCTTTCGCGGCCCGTTTGGGAGTGGAAGAGGCGAGGCGCCTCGCAGAACGGACGCTCTTTGCTTCCATCGGTCCGCAAACTACGATGGCTTTGCGATCGTTCGGCCTGCCCGCGAATATCCAGGCGGATCCTTCCGGTCTCCCGGAACTGGCGAATGCCATCGCCGCTTATTATACCAATGATGCGGATAAGGATTGA
- a CDS encoding YkgJ family cysteine cluster protein, with product MNEIARLKETILKDYDRLTEKDSFCFHCHKQIPCFNKCCADVNIFLTPYDILRMKRRLGVSSEEFLDHYTILPIDRNQKYPIVLLKMLDTEDVRCPFVNPAGCTIYEDRPWACRMYPVGLASPNDNESPEGKFFFLLEDPICEGFKEGKEWTIGEWIEDQGIEEYNELGELFKPIILHERMRDDSPLDPKKIELFHMVCYNLDAFRRFVFESRFLQMFEVDEETQKRIRDDDVELMKFGFEWLKFSLFGEKTIAVKPEVLEAKKKELAAAKSSPLQK from the coding sequence ATGAATGAAATTGCGCGCCTCAAGGAAACCATCCTGAAAGATTACGACCGTTTAACGGAGAAGGATTCTTTCTGTTTTCATTGTCATAAACAAATCCCCTGTTTCAACAAATGCTGCGCGGATGTGAATATCTTTCTTACGCCCTACGACATCCTGCGCATGAAGCGGCGGTTGGGCGTAAGTTCCGAAGAGTTTTTGGATCATTATACGATTCTGCCCATCGACCGCAACCAAAAATACCCCATTGTCCTCCTTAAAATGCTCGATACGGAAGACGTTCGGTGTCCTTTCGTGAATCCCGCGGGCTGTACGATCTATGAAGACCGTCCATGGGCTTGCCGCATGTACCCCGTCGGCCTGGCTTCTCCCAATGACAACGAATCTCCGGAAGGGAAGTTTTTCTTCCTCTTGGAAGACCCGATTTGCGAGGGTTTCAAGGAAGGCAAAGAGTGGACGATCGGCGAATGGATCGAGGATCAGGGAATCGAAGAGTACAACGAATTGGGCGAACTCTTCAAACCCATCATTCTTCACGAGCGCATGAGAGACGATTCTCCGCTCGATCCCAAGAAAATCGAATTGTTTCATATGGTTTGCTATAACCTCGACGCCTTCCGGCGCTTCGTCTTCGAGAGCCGTTTTTTGCAAATGTTCGAGGTGGACGAGGAAACGCAAAAACGCATCCGGGACGACGATGTCGAATTGATGAAATTCGGATTCGAATGGTTGAAATTCAGCCTCTTCGGCGAGAAGACGATCGCCGTGAAGCCCGAAGTATTGGAAGCGAAGAAAAAGGAACTCGCGGCGGCGAAATCTTCGCCGCTCCAGAAATGA